A single window of Mycoplasma bradburyae DNA harbors:
- a CDS encoding restriction endonuclease subunit S, with the protein MLCVEFGNTGKNRLFNRKCFLVNKLTCFKPKKINSKYLFYYLSSPVMSNKFHSKKSSMIGSLSINSIKSILIPILHLKNKKEWFL; encoded by the coding sequence TTGTTATGTGTTGAATTCGGAAACACAGGAAAAAATAGGTTATTTAACAGAAAATGTTTCCTTGTTAATAAATTAACTTGTTTTAAACCAAAGAAGATAAATAGTAAATATTTATTTTATTACTTATCATCACCTGTAATGAGCAATAAATTTCATTCAAAGAAATCAAGTATGATAGGTAGTCTTTCAATAAACTCTATTAAATCAATTTTAATTCCAATTCTCCATTTAAAAAATAAGAAAGAATGGTTTTTATAA